In Cheilinus undulatus linkage group 16, ASM1832078v1, whole genome shotgun sequence, one DNA window encodes the following:
- the LOC121523841 gene encoding zinc finger protein OZF-like, with product MSKVQLLRSLVNQRLTAAAEEIFQLFEKTIAEYEEEICRSKQKHGQEKPQDAVFNLVVETRADVEQLTVRKEEIFPGQQEWSSSLNQEDPPESQIIKKEEDELWINEEGQQLNELMKAGTNESMFTSVIVKNEDEDEEKPQSSQLHENQTKKNKYTTLQCSESETDDSSWDWEEIRSSQSGQNVLQSSEVPSNDTEGNNGEIQNSSSECAAALSQKTNLLKNNRSKTGMKPFSCSVCGKRYLRKNSLSTHMRHHSEGTRFSCSVCKKTFPWKGDVERHMRVHTGERPFRCAICGARFAQSSTLTLHLRTHTGEKPFSCSVCQTSFSLRNNLILHMRSHTGERPYSCSFCGRKFALRGNLKRHLIVHTGEKEFSCSVCGQRFAQRGTLKRHMTVHTGERPFSCSVCGKKFAQQVTLTRHMTVHTEETL from the exons atgtctaaagtgcagTTGTTGAGATCTTTAGTGAACCAGAGACTCACTGCAGCAGCTGAGGAGATATTCCAGCTGTTTGAGAAAACCATAGCAGAGTATGAAGAGGAAATCTGTCGATCAAAACAGAAACATGGACAAGAGAAACCACAGGACGCTGTTTTCAACCTTGTAGTCGAGACTAGAGCAG ATGTTGAGCAGCTGACGGTGAGAAAAGAAGAGATTTTCCCTGGGCAGCAGGAGTggagctccagtctgaaccaggAGGACCCACCAGAGTcccaaatcattaaaaaagagGAGGACGAGCTCTGGATCAATGAGGAGGGGCAGCAGCTTAATGAGCTGATGAAGGCTGGTACCAACGAGTCCATGTTCACTTCTGTTATTGTGAAGAATGAAGATGAGGACGAGGAGAAACCGCAGTCCTCACAGCTGCAtgaaaaccaaaccaaaaagaacaaatacACGACTTTGCAGTGCTCTGAgtctgagactgatgacagtagCTGGGACTGGGAGGAGATCAGGAGCTCTCAGTCTGGTCAGAATGTCCTCCAAAGCAGTGAAGTACCTTCAAATGATACAGAGGGAAATAACGGAGAAATACAAAACAGCTCCTCTGAATGTGCTGCAGCTTTAAGCCAGAAGACAAACCtgctgaaaaacaacagaagcaAAACAGGAATGAAACCTTTCAGCTGCTCAGTTTGTGGTAAACGATACCTGCGGAAAAACTCCTTATCTACTCACATGCGACATCATTCAGAGGGAACACGCTTCAGCTGTTCGGTTTGTAAGAAGACTTTTCCATGGAAAGGAGACGTGGAGAGGCACATGAGAGTCCACACTGGAGAGAGACCGTTCAGGTGCGCCATCTGTGGTGCAAGGTTTGCTCAGAGCTCGACTTTGACGTTACACTTAAGAACTCATACAGGCGAGAAACCGTTTAGCTGCTCAGTTTGTCAAACGAGTTTCAGTCTGAGGAataacttgattttacacatGAGAAGCCACACCGGAGAGAGGCCGTACAGCTGCTCATTCTGTGGAAGGAAATTTGCACTTCGAGGGAATCTGAAACGACACCTGATtgttcacacaggagagaaagagTTTAGTTGTTCGGTATGTGGTCAAAGATTTGCACAACGTGGAACTCTAAAGCGACACATGACTGTTCACACCGGTGAGAGGCCCTTCAGTTGTTCTGTTTGTGGGAAGAAATTTGCTCAGCAAGTTACTCTGACAAGACACATGACAGTTCACACAGAGGAAACCCTGTAG
- the LOC121523854 gene encoding zinc finger protein OZF-like: MSNVQFLRAFVNQRLTLAAEEIFGLFERTIAEYEEKLQRSEENQQKLLDSFYNPKVLLHRAEVQEPVVQQEEAPHEQQERSSGLNQESQTEVSIIKIEEDELWVQPQGLMEGSIFMPAAVKIEEEEKLQSSQLHENPAEEDRDTFQPQESDSDDSACDGEISESQSGSEESASDTGSDTGNTSASSSEEATDQERHLLYYCGQDKGSEPVDCSLCKHRRTSNLKQRPFKCSICNQTFNQMAALTRHARVHTSETSFSCAFCGLKFALQRTLQQHIAIHTGEKPHSCSVCGLKFALHGALKRHMLVHQGEKPFSCSVCGNKFTLIGSLKRHMATAHLDEKLFMCQICGNTFTQSWRLKRHMVVHKDEKPYSCSMCDKSFAESHSLRMHMAVHRQ, from the exons ATGTCTAACGTCCAGTTCCTGAGAGCTTTTGTGAACCAGAGGCTAACACTGGCGGCTGAAGAGATTTTTGGGCTGTTTGAAAGGACGATAGCAGAGTACGAGGAGAAACTCCAACGATCTGAAGAGAACCAACAGAAACTTCTGGACTCTTTCTACAACCCTAAAGTCCTTTTACACAGAGCAG AAGTCCAGGAGCCAGTGGTGCAACAAGAAGAGGCTCCTCATGAGCAGCAAGAGAGGAGCTCTGGTTTGAACCAGGAGAGTCAAACGGAGGTTTCCATCATCAAAATCGAAGAAGATGAACTTTGGGTGCAGCCTCAAGGACTGATGGAGGGGTCCATATTCATGCCTGCTGCTGTAAAGattgaagaagaagagaaacttCAGTCCTCACAGCTTCATGAGAACCCAGCAGAAGAGGACAGAGACACTTTCCAGCCACAAGAATCCGATTCTGATGACAGTGCTTGTGATGGGGAGATCAGTGAATCTCAGTCTGGTAGTGAGGAATCAGCCAGTGATACAGGGAGTGACACTGGAAATACTTCCGCCAGCTCCTCTGAAGAGGCCACAGACCAAGAGAGACATCTGCTGTATTACTGTGGGCAAGATAAAGGATCAGAACCAGTCGACTGTTCACTTTGCAAGCATCGCAGGACATCCAACTTAAAGCAGAGACCTTTTAAGTGCTCCATCTGTAATCAGACATTTAATCAGATGGCCGCTTTGACCAGGCACGCAAGAGTTCATACCAGCGAGACATCTTTCAGCTGTGCATTTTGTGGTCTGAAATTTGCCCTTCAAAGAACTTTACAACAACATATCGCGATCCACACGGGAGAAAAACCACATAGTTGTTCAGTTTGCGGTCTAAAATTTGCCCTTCATGGAGCACTCAAACGACACATGCTTGTCCACCAgggggagaaaccatttagctgcTCAGTTTGTGGCAACAAGTTTACACTAATAGGTAGTCTGAAGCGACACATGGCTACTGCACACTTGGATGAGAAACTATTTATGTGTCAAATCTGTGGCAACACATTCACACAAAGCTGGAGGCTGAAACGGCACATGGTTGTCCACAAAGATGAGAAACCGTATAGTTGCTCCATGTGTGATAAAAGTTTTGCAGAATCCCACAGTCTGAGAATGCACATGGCTGTTCACAGACAGTAG
- the LOC121523856 gene encoding gastrula zinc finger protein XlCGF46.1-like, with translation MSNVQFLRAFVNQRLTLAAEEIFGLFERTIAEYEEKLQRSEENQQKLLDSFYNPKVLLHRAEVQEPVVQQEEAPHEQQERSSGLDRENQTEVSIIKIEEDELWVQPQGLMEGSIFMPAAVKIEEEEKLQSSQLHENPAEEDRDTFQPQESDSDGEIRESQSGSEESASDTGSDTGNTSASSSEEATDQERHRLYHCGQDKGPEPVDCSLCKNIAEHRRTSNLEQRPFKCSICNQTFNQMAALTRHARVHTSDTSFSCAFCGLKFALQRTLQQHIAIHTGEKPHSCSVCGLKFALHGELKRHMLVHQGEKPFSCSVCGNKFTLKGSLKRHMATHLDEKPFRCQICGNTFTQSGSLKRHMVAHKDEKPYSCSMCDKSFAESHSLRMHMAVHRQ, from the exons ATGTCTAACGTCCAGTTCCTGAGAGCTTTTGTGAACCAGAGGCTAACACTGGCGGCTGAAGAGATTTTTGGGCTGTTTGAAAGGACGATAGCAGAGTACGAGGAGAAACTCCAACGATCTGAAGAGAACCAACAGAAACTTCTGGACTCTTTCTACAACCCTAAAGTCCTTTTACACAGAGCAG AAGTCCAGGAGCCAGTGGTGCAACAAGAAGAGGCTCCTCATGAGCAGCAAGAGAGGAGCTCTGGTTTGGACCGGGAGAATCAAACGGAGGTTTCCATCATCAAAATCGAAGAAGATGAACTTTGGGTGCAGCCTCAAGGACTGATGGAGGGGTCCATATTCATGCCTGCTGCTGTGAAGattgaagaagaagagaaacttCAGTCCTCACAGCTTCATGAGAACCCAGCAGAAGAGGACAGAGACACTTTCCAGCCTCAAGAATCCGATTCTGATGGGGAGATCAGAGAATCTCAGTCTGGTAGTGAGGAATCAGCCAGTGATACAGGGAGTGACACTGGAAATACTTCCGCCAGCTCCTCTGAAGAGGCCACAGACCAAGAGAGACATCGGCTGTATCACTGTGGGCAAGATAAAGGACCAGAACCAGTCGACTGTTCACTTTGCAAGAACATCGCTGAGCATCGCAGGACATCCAACTTAGAGCAGAGACCCTTTAAGTGCTCCATCTGTAATCAGACATTTAATCAGATGGCCGCTTTGACCAGGCACGCAAGAGTTCATACCAGCGACACATCATTCAGCTGTGCATTTTGTGGTCTGAAATTCGCCCTTCAAAGAACTTTACAACAACATATCGCGATCCACACGGGAGAAAAACCACATAGTTGTTCAGTTTGCGGTCTAAAATTTGCCCTTCATGGAGAGCTCAAACGACACATGCTTGTCCACCAgggggagaaaccatttagctgcTCAGTTTGTGGCAACAAGTTTACACTAAAGGGTAGTCTGAAGCGACACATGGCTACACACTTGGATGAGAAACCATTTAGGTGTCAAATTTGTGgcaacacattcacacagagcGGGAGTCTAAAACGACACATGGTTGCCCACAAAGATGAGAAACCGTATAGTTGCTCCATGTGTGATAAAAGTTTTGCAGAATCCCACAGTCTGAGAATGCACATGGCTGTTCACAGACAGTAG